The DNA sequence TGCTGACCGTCCTCGCGCTTGCGTTTTTCGCCGGATGCCGGAAAGGCCCGGCTGAAAAGGCGGGCGAAAAGATCGATAAGGCGATGGAAGACCTGAAGGACAAATTCAAATAATCCGCTTCCTTCTTTTGCGTTGAAGGACGGGTCAAACAGCATTCACCCTTTACCGCGCCGGAGGGCTGTCATGGCAAAGATAACAACGGCAATGACCCTTGCAGTCGTCCTTGCCTTTATTACGGGTTGTGAATTGCCGCCGGAAAAATCCAGCAAGGAGATCAACGAGAGTCTGGAGAAAACCCGGGAGAAAACGAGGGAAGCGGTGGAGACCGGCAAGGAGAAGACAAGGGAACTGATGGACTCTATAAAAGAAAAATTCAGCGACTAGGGAGGTTCGATGGCGCTCATAAATTGCCCGGAATGCCGCGCCGAGATTTCGTCCACGGCTGTCTCCTGCCCCCGCTGCGGCTGCACCGTGCCCGACGCCGAAACCGTCATAATCGACACCCCGAGGCCGGCGGCCCACGCGGTGAGGTACGCCACCACCAGATTCGGCGGCTGCTTCACCCAGATTATCGGCCTCGTCATACTCCTCGGCGGCCCTGAAAACCCCTCGTGGTTCCGCCTCGCCCTCGGAGCCGTCCTTATCCTCGCCGGGGGCGTAACTTTCTACGGCTGGGCGTGTAGCAGGTGCGGAGGGAAGCTCAAAAGCGGCCTCGTCGTCAACTGCCCCCACTGCGGCGCCGACATACGCTGATTAAGGGCTTATCCGTAAATAGACCTTTAAGCCCTAAAACATTAAATGATCGCCTGAAAAACAGGTTTTCACTGGATAGGCATGAAACTCCGCCTCCCGGCCGAACCGGCCCGCAGATATCGTCCTTTTAGGGCTTTCGGAAACGACGGAGATAACTTCTATTACTTCGCTTATTACAGAAAATAAGTGATTAAAGCGAACAAGCAGGCTTAATGGATCATTCGAGGAATAAAAGCACGGCCCGGATAGCGCTCCGTATCGCGGTAGCAGCTTTTTACGTCGTCACCGCGGCCGTCATCGTCGATTACGTCCGCAAGATCGACGTGGAGGCCCTGCTGTCGCTCTCCTTGGAGTGGCGATTCCTTTTCGCGGCTCTTATTTTGTCGATTCTTTCAAGGTTCGTGATCTCCGGCACCTTCAGGGTGATCCTCTCGACCATCTCGGGAGGGGGCATAAACTGGAACCTCTGCAACTACGCCTACGCCCGTTCGTGGATAGGGAGGTATTCTCCGGGAAAGGTGGCGGGGCTTCTGGCTCGCATGGTCTTCTTCTCCCCCCTTGGGGCGACCCATGAAGGGGTCATCCTCGCGAGCGTGCTGGAGGTTTCGCTCAACATCTTCATGTGCGCCCTCTTCGGCTTCGCCGGGCTTGCCCTCTCCGGCTCGATACTGGCGCTCGACCCAATGCTCCAGAAGTTCGCCGCCCTCGTCGCCGTCTCCTCGCTTCTCATCCTCTGGCCCCCGGTACTTAATTTCCTTTTGCTCATCGCGCTCAAGCTGCTCGGCAGGAGCCATCTCGCCGAAGGCCTTAGGGTGGATTACAAGGCGGTGATGGGAGGCTTCTGGGGGTCGCTTATCGTCCAGATTGTCTGCGGGGTGATGTACTGGTTACTGGTCGCGTCGCTGAACCCCGAAGCGCCGATAACCCTCCTCCCCTTCCTGCTGGGCGTCTTCGGGCTGGCGGGAGCGCTGGGGCTGGCCGCGTTTTTTACTCCTGCGGGCCTTGGAGTAAGGGAGATGGTGCTGTTGCCGTTTCTGACGAAAATACTCTCCGCCGAGGCTTCTCTGGCGATGCTGGGGCTGGTGCGGCTGGTGGAGCTGGCGGCGGATCTGGTCTATCTGGCGATGAGCATAGCGATGGTGAAGCTCAGGAAGCCCGCCGAAAAAACCGTTTAACTCTACTCGCCCTTTTCCCCGCTGCTCCCCCAGAGTTTCGATCTGTACAGACGCCACGCGCCGCTGTCGGTGACGGGCTCGAAATAGCCGGTTTTCCGGAGAGAAGCGTGCGTCTCTTCGGTCCCCCCGGCGATGACGTGGGTGAAGTATTTAAGGTCGCCGGTTTTAAGGTTCTGGGGAAACCAGGTCAACTGCCGGGTCCAGGGCCTTTCCCGCTTGGGGCTGTAGTAGACGAGGCTGTTGGCGTAATCGGCGAAGGAAAAGCTGAGGGTGGCCCCCTTGACCGCCTGCGCGTAAGCGAAGGTCTGGAGAAAGGGCCTTTGGGTCTTTAAATATTTGCTCTGCTGGAGGTAGTCGAGGCCGAGCACGGAGGAGTTATCCGGCAGGGCCGCGAGGACTTCTTCGAGGCCGGAGTATTCGTTCTTTTCCACCTCTTTCCAGGCGATGGTTGTGAAGAGGGCGAGAGAGGCGAAGGCCGCAAGCGCAAGGGCCGTCCCCGCAAGCGGCTTGATCGAGGGCGCGGGAAGCCCGAGAAGCAGGAGGACCAGCGCGGGGGAGAGCCAGCGCTGGGCGAAAAGGGTGGTGTTCGAGCTGACGTATGGGAGCAGCAAAGCGGCCAGCAGGAACAACCCCGCGGGCAGGAGAAGCTCCGGATCGACTCTTTTTCTGATCTCTCCACGAGCTTGCCACAGCCCTGCGATAATCCAAATAAGGACGAGCACGAGAAAGACCGGCTCGAACCAACCTTCCAGCCCTCCGAGGGACCATTCCGCGAACCATGACGGGGCAAGCCTCTCCCAGGGCATAACCGCCATCTTGCTCGGCGACTCGAAACCCGAATCCCGCAACTTCAGATACCAGTAACCAGCGAAAAGCGCGAAGGGAAGGATTCCGATGGCGAGCGGCAGGGCAAAGCGCCTCTTCTCCCTGAAGAAAATGAGCCTGAGGCCGAACCATAGCAGTCCGGCGGCGAACCAGAGGGAGTGGGAGAAGAGCAAAAGTCCCCATAAAGCGAAACCCAGAGCGGTTTTCTCGCCGAAGGGACGTTTTTCAAAGTCTTCCCCGGCGACCTCCGAAACAAAAAAAAGAAACATGGGAAAACCGAGAAGAAAGCCGTAAAAACCCCAGTAGAGGCTCGGACCGAAGAAGAAGGCGGAAGAGAGGATCGCCGAGGAGACCGGGCGGTTCCGTATCATCGCAAGATGGTGAACCCCGGCGAAGAAGATAAACGCCGTAAGGCAAAGGGCGATTCTGCCGACGGCGAGGGGGGAGAAGAGGGCCCAGCAAAGTCCCAGAAGCGCGTAGGAGAGGTGATTCGGCGCCAGCCACTCGACCGTGTAAGGGGAAGCGGGGTCGCCGGAGGCTTCCGCAAGGAGGCGGAGCTGGGATACCTGCTGCGGAAGGTCGGTCACGGGGGCAAATTTCACCGCCAGAAAGGGCAGGGCGGCAGCCGCGCAAACCAGCAGCATCAAGAGGGCGCGGCCCTTGCGTCCGCCGGTATCTATAATCATCTTGTTTCTACCCTTGCATTGAATTGTATTCCTTAGTCAATCTCACAGAGGCTCTCTTCGCGTCAAGGAGCAGGAGGCTCTTTTTTAGCTCCAGAACCTGTGTTATCTTCCTCTCCTTCGCCGATGGCGGGAAGGCGCGCTTGCATGATTGCATCCGGAATTGCTACATGTTATCTTGATGAACCCTGGCTCTCGGGGGCAATGTCCATCGCCCTCGAAGAGGCCGAAAAGGCCTTCGCCCTGGGAGAAGTTCCCGTGGGCGCTGCGATCTTCAGGGATGGGGAGCTTATTGCGAGGGCGCACAACCTGCGCGAGACGCGAAACGACCCGCTTGGACACGCCGAGTGCATCGCCCTTTGCAAGGCCGCGAAAAAGCTAGGTTCGTGGCGGCTGGAGGGGGCGGTGATGGTTGTGACCCTCGAACCGTGCCTGATGTGCATGGGCGCTCTTTTGCAGGCACGGGTTCCGCTCCTCGTCTACGGAGCGGACGACCCCAAAGCCGGCGCGGCTGGAAGTCTTTACGACGTATCGGACGATCCCCGCCTCAACCACTCTATAAAAGTGGTGAGGGGCGTGCTACGGAGTGAGGCCTCGGAAATTTTGAGCCGTTTTTTCAACGAACGGCGCTGACAATCTGCAATATTCCGGTTAAGCGCGGAGAGGTGGCCGAGTGGTCGAAGGCGGTTGATTCGAAATCAACTGTACCTTACGGGTACCGGGGGTTCGAATCCCTCCCTCTCCGCCAATTTATTTTAAGGGCTTGTTTGCGGACAGGTCCCGAATTGTGAAAGACTGGGTCCGGGGATGGCTGGGCCCTGCGCGGCGGAGTCCGGTGAATCCCGTCAGGTCCGGAAGGAAGCAGCGGCAGCCGGATACTTCGGGCGCCGCAGGAAGCCCAGCCATCCCCGGACCCAGTCTTCCTGCGTTAACCACAAAATCCTCAGGAAGGGTCTATGACCTATCTCGTTCTGGCGCGCAAGTGGCGTCCCCAGACCTTTGACCAGATTCGCGGGCAGTCGCATATCGTGCGGGCCCTCAAAAACGCCATAGCGGGCGGCAGGATTGCGCACGCCTATATCTTCACCGGGACTCGCGGAGTGGGCAAGACCTCCGCCGCGAGGGTCTTCGCGAAGGCCCTGAACTGCCAGGAGGGGCCTACTCCCGCGCCCTGCAACCACTGCGAGGCCTGCCTTTCAATCGCCGAGGGCAGGCACCCCGACGTTCTCGAAATCGACGGCGCCTCCAACAACAGCGTCGACGATATCCGGAGGCTCCGCGACATCGTCCGCTACGCTCCCTCGCAGGGCAAATACCGCATCTATATTATAGATGAGGTCCACATGCTCTCGGGAGGGGCCTTCAACGCCCTTCTGAAGACTCTGGAAGAGCCTCCGCCCCACGTCGTCTTCATCTTCGCGACCACCGACCCGCACAAGGTTCCCGTCACCATACTCAGCCGCTGCCAGCAGTTCGACTTCAAGCGACTGACCTCGAAGGAACTCAGCGGTCTTCTGGGAGACATCTGCCACTCCGAAGCGATAGAAATCGACGACAAGAGCCTGATGGCGATAGCGAGGGAGGCGGAGGGAAGCGTACGCGACTCCCAGTCCCTGCTCGACCAGGTTATCTCCTATGCGGGGCAGAAGGTCACCTATCAGGACGTGATGGACGTGCTCGGCGTCGTGGACAGAGAACTTCTCTTTTCCGTCGCGAGAGACATAACCGGGCATAACGGGGCGGGCGTGCTGGAGCGGCTGGGCGAGGCGGAGGAGTTCGGCTTCGACGTAAAGCGCTTCGCGCTGGATCTGCAGGACCTTTTCAGGGACCTGGCGGTGCTGAGGACCTCCCGCGAGTCGGTGAATCTGGTAGACCTGACCGCGGAGGAGATAGCCGAGGTCCGGGATATCCTCGACAAGTGTTCCTGGGAAGAGCTTCACGCCCTTTTTGACATGATCTCCGCCGGACTGGAAAAGCTCCGCTCTGCGTCCCGGCCCGGCGTCGTCTTCGAGATGACGCTTCTGAAGATGACCAGAATGCCCTCCCTGATAAATCTCTCGGA is a window from the bacterium genome containing:
- a CDS encoding YtxH domain-containing protein; translation: MAKITTAMTLAVVLAFITGCELPPEKSSKEINESLEKTREKTREAVETGKEKTRELMDSIKEKFSD
- a CDS encoding nucleoside deaminase: MSIALEEAEKAFALGEVPVGAAIFRDGELIARAHNLRETRNDPLGHAECIALCKAAKKLGSWRLEGAVMVVTLEPCLMCMGALLQARVPLLVYGADDPKAGAAGSLYDVSDDPRLNHSIKVVRGVLRSEASEILSRFFNERR
- the dnaX gene encoding DNA polymerase III subunit gamma/tau, encoding MTYLVLARKWRPQTFDQIRGQSHIVRALKNAIAGGRIAHAYIFTGTRGVGKTSAARVFAKALNCQEGPTPAPCNHCEACLSIAEGRHPDVLEIDGASNNSVDDIRRLRDIVRYAPSQGKYRIYIIDEVHMLSGGAFNALLKTLEEPPPHVVFIFATTDPHKVPVTILSRCQQFDFKRLTSKELSGLLGDICHSEAIEIDDKSLMAIAREAEGSVRDSQSLLDQVISYAGQKVTYQDVMDVLGVVDRELLFSVARDITGHNGAGVLERLGEAEEFGFDVKRFALDLQDLFRDLAVLRTSRESVNLVDLTAEEIAEVRDILDKCSWEELHALFDMISAGLEKLRSASRPGVVFEMTLLKMTRMPSLINLSEIPQRAAALAARTPQVAACPPPAAVAPSVAVTPRAEIARPPAPAPAAQEVAVEPPPPEPQKDVVHTSETLWAEILKRLGPLSSATFREHAKIVHWDAGKRALAIEVEPDHRPTAENAEEELGRIASELSGGKVSLSLTVASGSESTADRKRRETDLERKNWQEAISSPVVRKVQALLGGEIQNRAENYKK